A window of the Drosophila simulans strain w501 chromosome 2L, Prin_Dsim_3.1, whole genome shotgun sequence genome harbors these coding sequences:
- the LOC6731679 gene encoding zinc finger protein 236, with amino-acid sequence MDLRKLCRICFVDSASVDIREHRSSGSSDQTVLQLIEAMFGWNIALNLTEELPMICNDCLEDCLQQYAFFRKLTFANQQILQLYNEAEVEMCQVKMDAAEEEPENQADEEFEMLEEFVPLDYVVLEPDRPTETRQSRRRTDSGPKPSQRLANQDSLIVSEFLPATTAQPRLDLSDSQLEQLESPAYEIRTVDYAAVELKHYNLDEYNEANRLLDVEPSGSQAIYKCQYCPLAYASPQYLKTHVRNSHVCKYCTTAFAKVRDLNEHIRQKHPHHQCVVCSNHFSTSSNLRAHLKKIHGVQLPAQVALLDYRPASQDRDNPRS; translated from the exons ATGGACCTGCGCAAACTGTGCCGCATTTGCTTCGTGGACAGCGCATCGGTGGATATACGGGAGcacaggagcagcggcagttCGGATCAGACAGTCCTCCAGCTGATAGAAGCCATGTTCGGCTGG AACATAGCACTTAATCTTACTGAGGAGCTGCCCATGATCTGTAATGATTGCCTGGAGGATTGCCTGCAGCAGTACGCCTTCTTCAGGAAGCTAACGTTCGCGAATCAGCAGATACTGCAGCTCTACAACGAGGCGGAGGTAGAAATGTGCCAAGTTAAGATGGACGCAGCGGAGGAAGAGCCCGAAAACCAGGCTGATGAGGAATTCGAGATGCTGGAGGAATTTGTACCACTGGATTATGTGGTTCTAGAACCCGATCGTCCAACGGAAACAAGACAATCGAGGAGAAGGACGGATAGCGGTCCGAAACCCTCTCAAAGGCTGGCCAACCAAGACTCGCTGATTGTCTCCGAGTTTTTACCTGCCACCACAGCCCAACCAAGACTGGATCTATCCGACTctcagctggagcagctggaaTCCCCAGCATACGAAATCCGCACCGTGGACTATGCTGCAGTCGAACTGAAACACTACAACCTGGACGAGTACAACGAGGCCAATCGCCTGCTAGACGTGGAGCCCAGTGGCAGCCAGGCCATCTACAAGTGCCAGTACTGTCCACTGGCTTACGCCTCGCCTCAGTATCTGAAAACTCATGTGCGCAATTCGCACGTCTGCAAGTACTGCACCACCGCCTTCGCCAAGGTTCGCGATCTCAATGAGCATATTCGGCAGAAGCATCCGCATCACCAGTGCGTCGTCTGCTCCAACCACTTTAGTACCAGCAGCAATCTAAGGGCTCACTTAAAGAAAATTCATGGAGTTCAGCTGCCCGCGCAGGTGGCACTGCTGGATTACAGGCCAGCCAGTCAGGATCGTGATAATCCACGCTCCTAA